CTTTTCTGGGCACAGGGCCACCTCTCCTGTCATCCTTTCAGCAGTCCTTTCCCTGCTAGTGGGTTAGAAGGGAGGGTGGGAACGCGTTGCTGTCAAACTAGCCAAGGGCTCTGTCTGCTTTCCTGGGATTTCCCAGCTGTACTTCAGATAAATGTTGAATTTGGTCtttccagcaaaacaaaacccattaTTAAAATACAAGTCAATAGATCTCATTCGATAACTTTGAAATACACAACTGCAAGTCCTGCATGTAAAAGTGGGTCGGGAGGAGGAAGATCAGGCAGTTATGTTTGTTATTACAAATTAAAACTGTGTGAGCTATGTATCTAAAAACTTTACCTgtgcttgtttaaaaataaaaccaaaagcaacaacaacaaaaaatgtgttcAGGTGTACCTATAATATttaattgctttgaaaatatgaaatgttGTTTTACATGCATAAAAAGCTCttactaaaatacatttttcattttacaggCAAAGTGCCCTTTATTCACGTGGGAAATCAAGTAGTATCTGAACTCGGGCCCATAGTACAGTTTGTAAAAGCCAAGGTATTCATACATTGTCTTCATCTATTACTGAATAGTGCGTTAGCTCTCCTTAGCACTTGTGCTTATTTGGTGTGCTCCTCTAGGCtgttacttcattttttaaagcagtgtgGAAGTCAGGTGCCATTTTAAAAGAAGGATGCCCTGAAGTGGGAGTTCGTTGAggtggaaatgtttttctttgatattACCTTATATTGTGGAAATAAGTTCTGTGCAGACTATATGCATACCAACATCACTTTCTGAGAACCCTTTTCTACGTGCCCTGTCTCAGTTTCTCATAATTCTTAAACTCTGAAATAGCTGGTTTAAATTTTGAAGTGTCAGATACTGTTtgtatttacctttttttttccttcaaaaatgtttgtcttttcaCTGAGCACCTTGATAAAGCTGTATCACAGATGTAAACTTGTTTACTTCTTGACACAAACATATACTAACTGGGAGGTTGTGTGCTCAAACTGTGTTAAACTGTTCCTGGTAATAGCCTACATTTCTTGTAGGTTAGCTATATCATGTTACgatgatttctttttcattctaaaTACACTTTATGTAAAAAGTATGTATGTAATTTGTTATTGAGCTTATGTAAGAGATCAGCATCTGATCCAAAGCTCACTGACTTCAGAGGTCCTTGGGTCAGGCATTGCTGAATACTCCAATATCCTATCTTACatgtctctctttttctctccccattAGGGCCATTCTCTCAGTGATGGGTTGGATGAAGTCCAAAAAGCTGAGATGAAAGCCTACATGGAATTAGTCAATAATATGCTCTTGACAGCGGAGGTACAGCAAGCCATAGTGACTCCACACACTTTCATAAGTGATTATAGGCAAGAAAGCTTTAGGACTTTTTCCTGTACTGGAAAGGACGGGACTTTTTCCTGTACTTAAGTCTTAGATTAGGTCATCAACTTTGGAGGAGAAATGAGGCAGGAATAAATTCTCTGTATCCTATGGGACTACTTGATGAAATATTCCTGTAAACTCAAGCCACGTGTATGATTCCCCCACCCACCTGAAGTGTGCTGTGTAGCTGTAGAAGTGACTGATTTCTGCAGATGGAAAATGTCAGCAGTTCCTGGGATTCTACCCCATCCCCTGGCTGGCTGGGCAGCCCCAGTGTTGCCTTTCACAGTGCACATGCTCATGTGCCGTGCTAGAAGCTGGGTTACCCATGGGTTGCATCCATGGCCAGTTAACATGATGCAGTTCCAGCACTGGAAATGCTCACAAGCACGTAGCTGAGGGCTGGAAACCTGCGTGTGGAGTTGTGTGCGGCACAGGCAAAGAGAGTGGGTGGGCCTTCGGCCTCAGCTTCGCGCTGGTGCTGGCCAACTGAGGATTAGCAACTGGGCATGTGGCTTccagttttaatttcttttctgtgttctgAGATCTAATAGAAGGAATTAAATTTAAtgtaatatagaaaaaaaaaatccactggtGAGAAATGATTGTATCTGTATTCTTGTTTATTAGGAAGTTTAGTAAATGTTCTTTCTGTTCCTAGCTGTATCTCCAGTGGTGTGATGATGTTACAGTAGAGGAGGTGAGTGGTTCTGCAACATTTATcgtaattaaaatttaatgagAAAACACTTTTGCTCACAATTGCAAGTCCCTACTTATAAATGAAACATTGAGGTTTGTGCCATTAATGATACAGTCTTTTCGCTTTAATTTTGCTTGCATATATGTTTTAGGGAAGTTTTGTCTTTACTGGAGGTAGATGACTGCAAAATAGATGTGGGTTTTGCGTAAGTTTCTATGGTAATAGTTTTAAGTACTGCAAAATATAAATTCTGCACAAATAGTTGCAACATGTCATGCAAAACCCTTTCTCTTTTACATCTCCTTTTGTGGCAGAAATGTGTGAATATTAGCTATTTTGTAAACAGAGGTATCTGCATTTCTTCTGTTATAACTAAGTACCTTTCTGTTTCTAAAACAAAGATTACCCACCCAAGGTACGGATCCCCATACCCATGGCCTCTTAACCGCATTTTGGCCTATCAGAAGCAGTGGGAGATAAGGCGGAAGATGAAAGCCATTGGATGGGCTGGCAAGTCGCTTGAGCAGGTCAGTATGAAAGGTGAAGCTGATTTGTTCGCcaccttttcctcttttatttaagATTTCAGAGAAGTAATGCTTTCTTGAAACAGttgcaataaaaaatatatattgtgtaCTTTAACATTATCTAGAGTCAGGCATCTACGTTCAGCAGCAATATATCTTAAATCATATGCATTCTGATGGGGTGGGAAGAAAGATGCTTTGctatatgtgtattttttgcTACTGTTAGTTTACGCCATGGtcctgaaaataatttataaattacAGTCCCCCACCTGCTGTGGCATTAATAGTCATGCTTTTCAGGATtgtagcaaaaaagaaaaaggcagtttTGAGGTGTAAGTTAGTACTTTTAATTAAGCTAAGTCAAAAATCTTATAGAAAGCACTTAATTTGATGTATGTTAAATGTTAGATTAAATAACACTCAGCCACCTACCTTTAGCAGCTTTTGATGTTCCAACATTGTGTATTCTTTGTTCTCTCTGTCAGGACAAATACAGTaagaaggttattttttttaatgttggtcTTCCCTGACATTATGATTACCTTATCTCTTGTGTGTTTTGATAGGTGCTTGAAGATGTAGATCAGTGTTGTCAGGCTCTTTCCCAGAGATTAGGAACACAACCATATTTCTTCAATAAGCAGTAAGTTACCCTCTTCTGAAATGTTACATCCACCcctaaaaatattgtaaaatgtACGTATggtatatgtaaataaatatatatataaagcatatGAACGTACACacgcatatatgtatatatacacacaccatgtatactttaaatatataaatataaaaatctccTGGTTTATTTCAATTCTGTGTTATTGGTTGAAGAAATTCAAATGCGTGACAGCAATACAAACatgatatttcaaaaaaaaaaaagtaattataggttttaaaaggaaaatctgttttttttttttttttctgttgatttaattttattcctgtttGTCTTTTATATAGAGTCTACCACATCTCATATAGTCTAAAAATTTGCACCTTTATACAGTTGTCTttaaatgtgtcttttttttataagaaacTTTACCTGTGTTTAAGTAACATTCTGTACTAGGTACAGGACAGTAAATGTACATCATGCCAGGACAGTTTTTCTGCATGGTTATATGtgctatatatttatatccatatatgcatatatagatatgcatagttatatatatagttatgtatatatatacacatatatgtatatatatacacatattagATTGCATTGCTGTCTAACAGTTACTCAgaacagctattttttttcttaatcagtCCTTACTTTACAaaatacctgctttttttttttgccgttTGTTTTTACAGACCAACTGAATTAGATGCTCTGGTATTTGGACATCTGTTCACAATCCTCACTACTCAACTAACCACGGATGAACTttctgaaaaagtgaaaaactaTGGTAATCTCACAGCCTTCTGTAGGCGAATAGAGCAGCAGTACTTTGAAGGTCATGATAAGGACAACTCTGGAACTGCTGCACCCAGATCTGCTAAGAGGTCCTTACTGAGATAAGAAAGTTACTTGGTTGGAGTGGATTGCAAATCATTCTGGGTCAAGAAAAACTCTAAATATAGTTTTTGTGTTGTAGAACATACTGTGCACATTTAACCTGAAATGACTGTATGGGCACTTCCATTTTAATTCCATATTAATTGGCTATGTGCCACTGCCTCTAAAGTGACCTTTGAAAAGCATCgtatctgtatttaaaaataaataaaatattttaaaaagtttatctgatctaaatgtcttttttcttttaactgagCTTTATGTGAATGTAATAGAAGTTTCTGTTCGTCATTATAGCAAAAAGACAAGGAATGCAATTTGcttgaaatagaaaacaaataatttaactaTGTAATAAAACTAATGATGAGAAAATACTTCTTCCTTCACCCTGTACTCACCAGCCTTTTGTGTGCTTGCACTTCAAAAATACATGTTGACAAAGGGACCAACATTTATAAACTAATGGGTAAAAATAGAGCTCTagctcttattttatttctcccctCCTACTATTCCTATTAGAGTAGCACTTCAACCTTTCTTTACATCCTTGCAATACAAATACATAAGAAACTGCTGCACTTGTGGAAGATCGGTAGTTAGCACCTAAGTCAAAGCTTTCACTACAGAAGGCAAGACTAATTATGAGCAACAGAAGTGCAAGCTTTCTGGTGCTGACCCAGACAGATACtctgtaaggaagaaaaaaggtctTTATCCTCATCCTCTGCTTGGACTGCTGGTAGCAATGTCATCATCTGCATCAGCAGTAACATCTGGGGATCAGGCCATGGGAGTGAGCTAGATGAGTGGGATCCTGTTGACAGGACACCTGGAGGATAGCTGTAAAATAGTCCAAATTGCTAAGCTGGAAATAAACTAATGCATTAGAGAATTTAAGTTGCGTTCCTCAGCCAAAATGCCTTCAGGGTCTGGGTGACAAAAATGTCTTGGAGCTTTGCTGCGTATAActgatgtgattttatttagTCCTTATTTTATGTCAAAGTAACTTCTGGCTTTCATGGTTTCTTATTATGTGTGTCTTGcccctgcttttatttcttgttcACCTTTGGTTTTcagatttgcatttttttttctttcctgtgattTCCCAATTATTCTCCTCAGCTTGTCTTGGTCTGTCTAAAATGAATTTGCTAGCTAAGCATCTGCCTAGCTGTTTCCACTTCCAATATGTTAGTGCTGCTTCTAAACTTTGAAGTACTTGTTTGGGTGGTTCTCTTAGCAAAGGGGTTGGTATGAGACTGGGGCTGACATGCCCTGGTCTTTCTGCCTCCCTGTCCTGTGATGCATGTGGGCACAGTAAAACAACAGTAAGCAAAACCACACAATTGTGGTGCTCCAAAACCTCTGGCAACTTGGAACTCTTCAAGGGATGGTGCCTGTGTGTAGGCCTCTAACTGGTATTTCCTTGAACACATCACCATTTCGCTCTGCTTTCTCAGTTGTGCTTGATGCTTTTCCAGAACTGCTAACAACCCAAGAAATGTGCTGGTGCCAAAACCAGTCCGTGTGCTCAACTGGGAACTTGCTTGAGCAGTCTGACTGGTTGGAACCGTTGTGCCTTGTTCCTATGAAACATGTTCCTTTGACTGCACCTCTTAGTGTCAAAGCACTTAGAGGCTTGAACTGTTATGCAACGGTCACGAGATTTTtggctgccacctcctcctcctctcaaAACCTGAGCAGAAAGTATCAGTGTGCCTTGGGTTGACTGGGGCTCTCTTGGCTCTGTGGCTTGTGAACCACTGCTACTTACTCATGCTGCGGGGACCAGCATTGCCAGCTCAACTGGAATAGGGAGCTGAATTCCTACTGCCTTCTTTTTGATACAGGATTCTTCATACTGGAGTTAAACTAAGGTTAGTATCCATGCATAAGTGGGACTTGGCTATCTATCAAATCACTTGCCAACAGAGGAAAATCTCCCttgttctgcatttctgtctgtTTCACAAGCCTGTTTCGTCTGAATATCTTCTCAAATTAAACCCCATCAACTATTGACTGCTTCATGACAGTTTCTGCTATCAGTGGCGGTAGCCAAGATCCCAAACAATCCTTTAGCATTTTCTGCATTAATGcaactttgggaaaaaaaaaataaaaaaattcttaaTTTGTGGAGAATGGCATATTATGATATATGCTACTTTGAGAGAAAACTACTCCCTAATGGTCTCTAAAGTTAGCAGTGCTGTGGTGGTAGGGAATCCTGTGTGAAAAAATGAAGTATCTTAATCCAGGGTGATTACATTTGGCATTTACTTCCCATTATGTTCAGAGCATCGTTTATGACTGAAGGTTTTAACTTAGCTTCTGTGTTTTTGGCAATCCTGCTACCAGTAGTTTACTTGATGGACTTCAAAGCCACCTATGCGCAGGCATTAACTTATATACAGCTTGGCACTGCAGGTGGCCATGTGTTCCTCCTCTTTTAAGGCTGCAGAGGCCATTAGTCAATTTGCTACCAAATTTTAGAGAATGCTTTGAAATGACAGCATTAAATTAAGCCATGTTTTTACATTTTGGCAAGAACAGGTTTCCATGAGGAAGAAGCAGTGGTATACAGCACTTTGAAGGCTGAACAGATAGTCCTTGCAAATTTTGTGTGGTAACACCTAGTGCACTTTTAACTTcagagggaaacaaacaaacaaacaaacaaaaaaactactgAGGTAGCCATATGCATGAACCCATTTTGAATGTCTCATCTAGAAATACATCTAAATGCTGTGGAAGTGGTTTGGCAAAAGATAGTGATCTTTATTACAAGCAAAGTTTTGTAAATCTATCTCAGCTACTCAGACTACACTTAGGGATATGGAGACAGGCAAATTACTTGGAGTTTTCAATACTGAAGTGAGAGGACATGCAGAGACTGAG
The sequence above is drawn from the Anas platyrhynchos isolate ZD024472 breed Pekin duck chromosome 7, IASCAAS_PekinDuck_T2T, whole genome shotgun sequence genome and encodes:
- the MTX2 gene encoding metaxin-2 isoform X2, with protein sequence MCNLPVRVVCRANAEYMSPSGKVPFIHVGNQVVSELGPIVQFVKAKGHSLSDGLDEVQKAEMKAYMELVNNMLLTAELYLQWCDDVTVEEITHPRYGSPYPWPLNRILAYQKQWEIRRKMKAIGWAGKSLEQVLEDVDQCCQALSQRLGTQPYFFNKQPTELDALVFGHLFTILTTQLTTDELSEKVKNYGNLTAFCRRIEQQYFEGHDKDNSGTAAPRSAKRSLLR
- the MTX2 gene encoding metaxin-2 isoform X1, whose amino-acid sequence is MSLVAEAFMNQLAAAEPWPENAALYQQLKEDQILLSDNASSLAVQAFLQMCNLPVRVVCRANAEYMSPSGKVPFIHVGNQVVSELGPIVQFVKAKGHSLSDGLDEVQKAEMKAYMELVNNMLLTAELYLQWCDDVTVEEITHPRYGSPYPWPLNRILAYQKQWEIRRKMKAIGWAGKSLEQVLEDVDQCCQALSQRLGTQPYFFNKQPTELDALVFGHLFTILTTQLTTDELSEKVKNYGNLTAFCRRIEQQYFEGHDKDNSGTAAPRSAKRSLLR